The following is a genomic window from Episyrphus balteatus chromosome 1, idEpiBalt1.1, whole genome shotgun sequence.
AGTTGAACTTAATAcgtaaactaaaaaaaaaacatccttttcatatttatttttgcaaaataaagacattttggacataatattctaaattttccttttaattcaccatttttgatttattttcagcgaaaacggttaaaggttgaccttttccatttattttttttgtaaaaatctcaatcattgagagatatttaataaaataaaaaattaatctcaattcataacctttatttttgatttttaaaaataaatctcaaattttaaccgaaactatttaaagtaatgtggttactctcagagagaaaccaattgaaaataaaggttgactgttatttctggtctctggttTAAACTTCAGATTCGTGTTAAGCAGAAGTTATACAGCTAAAGTTTTCCCGCCAACGATGAGAAATtctcgaaaatttaaaaaaacgcatAAATTGTTTATTAACTTATTGTTCGTTTATTGTGCATAAGCTACGAGCAAAAagccaacaaattttttttatttttgaaatccacAAAATGTTGAAAGAAAAAGTTCATATCTAATaaattttcaagtaatattATTTACtctttatatgaatttttaataattgagacCAGGAATATAAAATTGGTATGATATTTAAAAGTAATTATATAGCAAAGATctaacaaaaaagttttgaaaaagaaatacttcctttttagaaaaaaaaaaaaaattaaccaattCAGTCATTATACACTAATTCGTTAGAAACATTGGGCATATAATGAACTAGTGTTTTATTAATTGCATTAACTTGTGAAAGATCATTTAgcccaaaatttaaatttatatcattcactaattatgttttcttttattttaagacaTGTTAAATGCTCTTTTTCTAAAcagaaataaatcaattaatagATACGttttaaaacaacttttaaaattttttactaacatAAATTGGTTAAGATTTTCTCACAATCAAAATCATCAGAAGATagatttcaattcaaaaattgcatatgattttatatataaaaatcgcagtgaaataaagaaaaattaatgtttttgttttttttaaattgataaaatataaTTGGTAACTAtcgttatttttcattttttttttggtacaaaTAGCATGGTAAAAGTTTCTCAGAGCTTTTTGAAGCTTCTTATAGCATTCATAATAGAATAATTTGGATTTAATTTCATCTTTAActttataagaaatgtaaagttaaaaatgatttaaaagttatttaaaaaagaaaacacctagtacctactataaaaaattgaaaaaaaaaactttttcattttgtttatgtaggtacattgtACATGGCAATAATTTTGGTCccacaaaaaattcaatttcctaaGAAATCACGCTTAAATACCAATTTTGAAGCAAACCACTTCatacttttttcgcattttccATTATCTTCATGTCCAATTTTTATCTCTAGTTCGATTTTGCGAAATACCTACCTACATCGAAAGAAAAAATGAgcaaatatttcataaaaaaatgtcttaaaactCCTTGgtctaaagaaaatttttgccGGTGCGGCGGGCGATTCAAAGTAATTTGCACATTTCAGTTACAAGTTACTCTTTCGTTGCTATCCCATTacgaataaataaattttaaaattcttcataCATTGACGCTCCACCTTAATGTACAAGAGTTTGGTCGCCTCGGAGTCTTTGGTTCCCATCAAGTTCACATCCTCAAGAAATAAGGAATAACATCACACCTACAATGGTGGTTCTTGAGACTtataacttttcattatatttattattgatAGGAACATTAACCCCTTTTGTTGACCTATAACATCTAGTAATTTCCTTTCAATGTATAATTGGATGTTTACGTACAAGCTTTGTAATCAAAGGGTCATTTATAATGAAAATTAGGAATGAATATATAGATATAGCATACTCATcgcaaaatttcaatatttaagtaaacaaaatattttaaaattgtggaTTCCACAcctcttgattttttttcataaatttatttgtttacgttaaaaccaaaaatatgcaTTCATCTTGTGTACAAGAGAAAACATTTGTAGGTACatattgatttggaaaataacaaataaccaCTACCATATAGGAATCTTTATtgaatagagaaaaaaaatcttcgaAATATTTGAGTTCGAAAATTAACAATCAATTTCAATTGTAACACTATGAGATCACCCCCAGCCAATCATTGCCAATAGTGTACTTGTACCTCTGCCTACTTTAAAATTCCCTCAATGATGTTTTAATAACAATATATCACTTTTGTCCGTTTCAATTTgcatattaaaacaaaacgtTTGTTACAATTTTTGCTGTTTATGCAAATGCAAGCAGCCTGTTGATTGATAAAAATTACAGCGCTTTTGTGATTGATATTGactcatttaataaaaaatactattattaatcatttatcgataattttatttatagataCGCCCGGTGAAGATGTCTTGGGTGTACTTAATGTCGACATGTGTTTCGATCAAAATTCAAATGACCATCATACAAATCGGTATGTCTCATCCCATGAATATTTGATTGTTCGTCGAGGAGAACCATTTCGACTAAATATATCACTTAATCGTCCTTATGATGAAAATAAAGATGCCATTAGTTTTATGTTTACGGTTTTCGATGATAAAAAACCTAGTCCTGGACATGGAACGCTAATTGGCATTGCACCTTCGAAAGATAATAAGACTCTGGGAGATATGTTTGAATGGGGTGTTGTAATTGATTATGTCAATGGAAATAACATGTCAGTTCTCATCAAGCCCGCTGTTACATGCCCAGTAACACAATGGAAATTAGACATCGATACTAAACTCATTGGAGGATCATCCCGATCACATGCTATTCAGACTCCAATTTATATCCTATTCAATCCTTATTGTCGAGATGATCAAGTCTTCTTGGATAACCGAGATGAACGGAAAGAGTACCTTTTGAATGATACAACTCTTATTTGGAGAGGTTCTTACAATCGAATGCGACCATCAGTCTGGAAGATCGGTCAATTCGAACGGTACATTTTGGAATGTTCGATAAAACTGATTGGAACAGTTGGAAAAGTTCCAGCTGCACATCGAGGAGATCCCGTTCGGGTAGCAAGAGCTCTATCAGCTGCTGTAAATTCGGTCGATGATGATGGAGTCATGCTGGGCAATTGGACGGAAGATTTCTCAGGCGGTACTGCTCCAACCAAATGGATTGGATCAGTGGAAATACTTCAACAATTCTATAAAACTCAAAAACCAGTCAAATTTGCACAATGTTGGAATTTCTCAGGAGTTCTAACAACAATAGCCCGTTCATTGGGTATTCCATCGCGTATTGTTACGAACTACTCATCTGCTCATGATACTCAAGGCTCTTTGACGGTAGATATTTTCATTGATCAAAACAATAGAAAAATGGAAGAAGAAACATCGGACTCTATTTGGAATTATCACGTGTGGAACGAAGTTTGGATGGAACGTCCTGATTTAGGTGCTGGTTCGTATGGAGGCTGGCAAGCTGTTGATGCCACTCCCCAGGAATCCTCTGATGACATGTATAGATGTGGACCAGCTTCAGTGGCAGCTGTTAAACAGGGAGAAATTTTAAGACCCTATGATTGtggatttttgttttcagaAGTTAACGCTGATAAGGTCTATTGGCGTTACAATGGACCTTTCCAACCCATTAAATTGATCCGAAAAGACACTCTTTCAATTGGTCAGTTAATCAGTACGAAGGCTGTGGGAAAATGGACTCGGGAAGACATCACCAGTACgtataagtttgaagaaaaaaccGAGGAGGAACGCAATACTATGGTGAAGGCCTTGAAACAATCTCGTCATGCATTTAGTCGGTACTATTTGAATGATAGTTTCAATGATGTAGAATTCGACATGCAGCTTAAGGATGACATAAAAATAGGAGAAAACTTCACAGTTGTTGTAAAGATTACGAATAAATCGAAGGAAAAGGAACACGTTGCTGCGGGTCACCTTAATGCTGATACAGTACTTTATACAGGAATCAATAATGCCGAAGTAAAATCTATTGGTTTTGAGGTGGAACTTAAGCCTGACACGTCGGAGTTTGTCAGAATGGAAGTTAACTTTGATGAATATTATGGAAAACTTCTTCCAGAAGtaatttttattggtttttccttaaattcagatttttaaaactttttgttgtTTACAGGCTGCTTTCAATATTTCCTGCTCAGGATTAGTTAAGGGAACCGAATGGGAATACTTTGCTCAGGACGATTTTCGTGTACGTAAGCCAGATATTAAGTTCACATTCCAGGGTAAAGTTATAGCCAAAGAAGCAGTGGATGTTATTGTTCGATTGACCAATCCTCTGCCTATTCCATTGAAGAAGGGAATGTTCTATATTGAGGGACCAGGAATTGATAAATCTTTAAGATtcaaggtaaataaaaaaaaattcctttatagTTGTTCAAAACTATAtggtttgaaatttgtttttagattgCTGAAATACCAGTTGGAGGAACAGCAGCGTCGACATTCAAATTTACTCCACCATATTCTGGAAGAGGAACCTTAATAGCTAAATTTAATTCGAAAGAGCTAGACGATGTGGATGGTTATTTGCATTTTGAAATTGAACCTAGACCAGAAGATATATTAATGAATGGTAATGGAGCGAGAACGGAAGAAATAGTTCGAAGAACAGATGTGATTCCATGaacaattttaagttttttttttgtgctttaaATTGACAATGAATTAATATATTGATAAgcgtttttttatataaattattttttttttaactattgtaTATTATCCCAGCTGATAAAAGGAGAAACTAATTTTAAGTATTATCAAAGTTAGTTATAGAATTTGTTACTTAAAATGCTTGCCAATTTTGTAAGATtaacaattttattgatttttgtttagaaatataaaaaattaaatgtttaaagactcgtttttttttttacaataacttCCCCAAGAATTAGTACTCTGCAGAGAGaacaaaaaattgtaggtaaaaGGTAAAATTTTGCCTGGAAAggcttttgtttttcttttctactCGCTCTGTAATAAGGCAACTGTATTGATTTCCTGCAGTTTGTAGtgaaatttaaagcttttttactAAGTACATAATTTACCCTTCAAATTCAGTAGGTATAAAAAAcccttatattgaaatttaaaaaaaaaaaatgttacgcatacaccacagtgaccaactTTTAATACTACAAATAGATTAGGGTgaaccaaaaaaacaattttctccaTATTCGGTCGGGCC
Proteins encoded in this region:
- the LOC129905118 gene encoding annulin isoform X2, which translates into the protein MGSYWFADYIPAWANRWRPAPRPFIHRWHAPNYTPGEDVLGVLNVDMCFDQNSNDHHTNRYVSSHEYLIVRRGEPFRLNISLNRPYDENKDAISFMFTVFDDKKPSPGHGTLIGIAPSKDNKTLGDMFEWGVVIDYVNGNNMSVLIKPAVTCPVTQWKLDIDTKLIGGSSRSHAIQTPIYILFNPYCRDDQVFLDNRDERKEYLLNDTTLIWRGSYNRMRPSVWKIGQFERYILECSIKLIGTVGKVPAAHRGDPVRVARALSAAVNSVDDDGVMLGNWTEDFSGGTAPTKWIGSVEILQQFYKTQKPVKFAQCWNFSGVLTTIARSLGIPSRIVTNYSSAHDTQGSLTVDIFIDQNNRKMEEETSDSIWNYHVWNEVWMERPDLGAGSYGGWQAVDATPQESSDDMYRCGPASVAAVKQGEILRPYDCGFLFSEVNADKVYWRYNGPFQPIKLIRKDTLSIGQLISTKAVGKWTREDITSTYKFEEKTEEERNTMVKALKQSRHAFSRYYLNDSFNDVEFDMQLKDDIKIGENFTVVVKITNKSKEKEHVAAGHLNADTVLYTGINNAEVKSIGFEVELKPDTSEFVRMEVNFDEYYGKLLPEAAFNISCSGLVKGTEWEYFAQDDFRVRKPDIKFTFQGKVIAKEAVDVIVRLTNPLPIPLKKGMFYIEGPGIDKSLRFKIAEIPVGGTAASTFKFTPPYSGRGTLIAKFNSKELDDVDGYLHFEIEPRPEDILMNGNGARTEEIVRRTDVIP
- the LOC129905118 gene encoding annulin isoform X1, which translates into the protein MGNKLSCAPEKLPSICCQRKSWSLKHQPEVPLERVSVTSQNLERNFVDTPGEDVLGVLNVDMCFDQNSNDHHTNRYVSSHEYLIVRRGEPFRLNISLNRPYDENKDAISFMFTVFDDKKPSPGHGTLIGIAPSKDNKTLGDMFEWGVVIDYVNGNNMSVLIKPAVTCPVTQWKLDIDTKLIGGSSRSHAIQTPIYILFNPYCRDDQVFLDNRDERKEYLLNDTTLIWRGSYNRMRPSVWKIGQFERYILECSIKLIGTVGKVPAAHRGDPVRVARALSAAVNSVDDDGVMLGNWTEDFSGGTAPTKWIGSVEILQQFYKTQKPVKFAQCWNFSGVLTTIARSLGIPSRIVTNYSSAHDTQGSLTVDIFIDQNNRKMEEETSDSIWNYHVWNEVWMERPDLGAGSYGGWQAVDATPQESSDDMYRCGPASVAAVKQGEILRPYDCGFLFSEVNADKVYWRYNGPFQPIKLIRKDTLSIGQLISTKAVGKWTREDITSTYKFEEKTEEERNTMVKALKQSRHAFSRYYLNDSFNDVEFDMQLKDDIKIGENFTVVVKITNKSKEKEHVAAGHLNADTVLYTGINNAEVKSIGFEVELKPDTSEFVRMEVNFDEYYGKLLPEAAFNISCSGLVKGTEWEYFAQDDFRVRKPDIKFTFQGKVIAKEAVDVIVRLTNPLPIPLKKGMFYIEGPGIDKSLRFKIAEIPVGGTAASTFKFTPPYSGRGTLIAKFNSKELDDVDGYLHFEIEPRPEDILMNGNGARTEEIVRRTDVIP